A section of the Ruania halotolerans genome encodes:
- the msrB gene encoding peptide-methionine (R)-S-oxide reductase MsrB, whose product MYEVSKSEEQWRSELSAEEFAVLREAGTERAGTGELLHENRVGVYRCRACGNELFRSTTKFDSHCGWPSFYAPEDSDAVETIEDRSLGMVRTEVRCAKCGSHLGHVFADAPQTPTGDRYCMNSVSLSFDEGAEPTGGA is encoded by the coding sequence ATGTACGAGGTGAGCAAGTCCGAGGAGCAGTGGCGGTCCGAACTGAGTGCCGAGGAGTTCGCCGTGTTGCGCGAGGCAGGCACTGAGCGCGCCGGTACCGGGGAACTTCTGCACGAGAACCGGGTGGGCGTGTACCGATGCCGCGCATGTGGCAACGAACTATTCCGCTCCACCACCAAGTTCGACTCCCACTGCGGCTGGCCCAGCTTCTACGCCCCGGAGGACTCCGACGCGGTCGAGACCATCGAGGACCGCAGTCTCGGCATGGTCCGCACCGAAGTGCGCTGCGCCAAGTGCGGCTCCCACCTCGGCCACGTCTTCGCCGATGCTCCGCAGACCCCCACAGGAGACCGGTACTGCATGAACTCCGTCTCGCTGAGCTTCGACGAGGGTGCCGAACCCACTGGCGGCGCGTGA